One Dama dama isolate Ldn47 chromosome 18, ASM3311817v1, whole genome shotgun sequence DNA window includes the following coding sequences:
- the LOC133072913 gene encoding olfactory receptor 9A1-like, with protein sequence MLENYSSVTEFYLLGFPGSKELHNILFATFFFFYSVTLIGNMVIILTVCVDKRLQSPMYFFLGHLSVLEILTTSVAAPLMLWGLLLPGMQAVSLSACCVQLYLYLSLGTSELLLIGAMAVDRYVAVCNPLRYNIIMNSHTCLWVVIGSWVFGFLFQIWPVYATFHLSFCKSNVLDHFYCDRGQLLKLSCDNSLFTEFILFLMAVFIIVGSMIPTIVSYTCIVSTILKIPSGSGRRKAFSTCASHFTFVVIGYGSCLFLFVKPKQTQAAEYNKVASLMVLVVNPFLNPFIFTLRNDKFIEAFRNVMKRCYQLLKD encoded by the coding sequence ATGTTGGAAAATTACTCTAGTGTCACTGAATTTTATCTCCTTGGCTTCCCTGGCTCTAAAGAACTACACAATATTCTATTTGccaccttctttttcttctactcTGTGACATTAATTGGAAACATGGTCATCATCTTGACAGTCTGTGTTGATAAACGTCTTCAGTcccccatgtatttcttcctggGTCACCTCTCTGTCCTAGAGATCCTGACCACATCTGTGGCTGCCCCTCTGATGCTCTGGGGTCTGCTTCTTCCTGGGATGCAGGCAGTATCTTTGAGTGCCTGTTGTGTACAACTGTATTTGTACCTGTCTTTGGGAACGTCGGAGTTGTTATTAATAGGAGCGATGGCTGTGGACCGTTACGTGGCTGTCTGTAACCCTCTGCGGTACAACATCATTATGAACAGCCACACCTGTCTCTGGGTGGTAATTGGGTCCTGGGTATTTGGCTTCCTGTTTCAAATCTGGCCAGTCTATGCCACGTTTCATCTTAGTTTCTGCAAATCAAATGTGCTAGACCATTTTTACTGTGACCGAGGGCAACTGCTCAAACTATCCTGTGATAACAGTCTTTTCACAGagtttattctgtttttaatgGCTGTTTTCATTATTGTTGGTTCGATGATCCCTACAATTGTCTCCTACACCTGCATCGTATCCACCATCCTCAAGATCCCCTCAGGCTCTGGCCGCAGGAAAGCCTTCTCTACCTGTGCCTCCCACTTCACCTTTGTTGTCATTGGCTACGGCAGCTGCTTGTTCCTCTTTGTGAAACCCAAGCAAACGCAGGCTGCTGAGTACAACAAGGTAGCATCACTGATGGTTTTAGTGGTGAACCCTTTTCTGAACCCTTTTATCTTCACCCTCCGGAATGACAAATTCATAGAGGCCTTTCGAAATGTTATGAAACGCTGCTATCAACTCCTGAAGGATTAG